The proteins below come from a single Rhodanobacter sp. LX-99 genomic window:
- the gltS gene encoding sodium/glutamate symporter produces MIQLDAVETLAFGGVVLFGGYALCRLIPVLGRYNVPEPVVGGLVMALIALVAYRFDTILVAFDTSLQQPLMVAFFTTVGVNASLALLRVSGRQVMVFLALASVFAVLQNLLGISVATAFGLHPLFGVLAGSTTLTGGPATGLAFAPLFEQAGVAGAESIAISSAMAGIICGGVIGGPVITLLIRRFNLRSSRAAASVPAAAAAALLAEEPQDDAGREFAALKSIVIILIAMWAGSWVGQGFAALGLTLPAYIGAMLVGALIRNIDDYTGWIGLSVRSTDVIGNVALAMFLAVALMNLRLWELAGLALPLLVNLALQIVLVVLFCIPVFRLMGRDYDAAVMGGGFIGFMLGTTANAMAVMRTLVERYGAAPRAFLVAPLVGAFFIDFTNALIITGFLNFWE; encoded by the coding sequence ATGATCCAGCTGGATGCCGTGGAGACCCTGGCCTTCGGCGGCGTGGTGCTGTTCGGCGGCTACGCCTTGTGCCGGCTGATCCCCGTGCTGGGCCGCTACAACGTTCCCGAGCCGGTGGTCGGTGGCCTGGTGATGGCCTTGATCGCGCTGGTGGCGTATCGCTTCGATACCATCCTGGTCGCCTTCGACACCAGTCTGCAGCAACCGCTGATGGTGGCGTTCTTCACCACCGTGGGCGTCAATGCCAGCCTGGCGCTGCTGCGCGTCAGCGGTCGCCAGGTGATGGTGTTCCTGGCGCTGGCCAGCGTGTTCGCGGTGCTGCAGAACCTGCTGGGCATCAGCGTCGCGACCGCGTTCGGCCTGCATCCGCTGTTCGGCGTGCTGGCCGGTTCCACCACGTTGACCGGCGGCCCGGCGACCGGGCTGGCGTTTGCGCCGCTGTTCGAGCAGGCTGGCGTGGCGGGTGCCGAGTCGATCGCGATCAGTTCGGCGATGGCCGGCATCATCTGCGGTGGCGTGATCGGCGGCCCGGTGATCACCTTGCTGATCCGGCGTTTCAACCTGCGCTCCTCTCGCGCCGCCGCGAGTGTGCCCGCCGCCGCTGCCGCCGCGTTGCTGGCCGAGGAACCGCAGGACGATGCCGGGCGCGAGTTCGCCGCGCTCAAGAGCATCGTGATCATCCTGATCGCGATGTGGGCCGGCTCCTGGGTCGGGCAGGGTTTCGCGGCGCTGGGGCTGACCCTGCCGGCGTACATAGGCGCGATGCTGGTGGGCGCGTTGATCCGCAATATCGACGACTACACCGGCTGGATCGGTTTGTCCGTGCGCAGCACCGACGTGATCGGCAATGTCGCCCTGGCGATGTTCCTTGCGGTGGCGCTGATGAACCTGCGCCTGTGGGAACTCGCGGGGCTGGCGCTTCCGCTGCTGGTCAACCTTGCCCTGCAGATCGTGCTGGTGGTGCTGTTCTGCATCCCGGTATTCCGCCTGATGGGCCGCGACTACGATGCGGCGGTGATGGGCGGCGGTTTCATCGGCTTCATGCTGGGCACCACCGCCAATGCGATGGCGGTGATGCGCACGCTGGTGGAGCGCTACGGCGCGGCGCCGCGCGCGTTCCTGGTGGCACCGCTGGTCGGCGCGTTCTTCATCGATTTCACCAATGCGCTGATCATCACCGGGTTCCTGAATTTCTGGGAATGA
- a CDS encoding amino acid permease codes for MLTEPANAYARRLNTWDAAMIVIGGVIGAGIFLTPATVARNTSSGAEVLILWAIGGLLTLAGVLCYAELGARRPQAGGIYVYLREAFGLLPAFLFGWTMALINYPGSVAAVATMFAEYLCAALGLPPLLYVKPVAVGAIVFIVGVNLFGIRAGAWMQNVFTVLKLAAIALLVVAGLVLAHGQLGPVLVVDAAPPVSPWSFVGALLPVLFTYGGFHYLNDLAGEVRNPQRTLPRALGMGMAGVLICYLLANFAYLAGLGHAGLAASQAPAADLMRRLFGEHGATVIAVGIACSTFGYCSIAIAGGARVLQTMGADGVFFRAAGRVDLRTRAPQIALALLGVWAVVLTLSGSFNQLLNYTTVGEWLGHVFGIGTLFWYRKHFIDQPAPYQVPFYPLLPLIFVITVFGVIMASAIHAPGDAGMSLLIIALGVPVYYGWRWLEGRRTA; via the coding sequence ATGCTGACCGAACCCGCCAATGCCTATGCCCGTCGCCTGAACACCTGGGACGCCGCGATGATCGTCATCGGCGGCGTGATCGGGGCAGGCATCTTCCTCACCCCGGCCACGGTCGCGCGCAACACGTCGTCGGGTGCGGAGGTGCTGATCCTGTGGGCGATCGGCGGCCTGCTGACCCTGGCCGGCGTGCTGTGCTACGCCGAACTGGGCGCGCGGCGGCCGCAGGCGGGCGGCATCTACGTCTACCTGCGCGAGGCGTTCGGCCTGCTGCCGGCGTTTCTGTTCGGCTGGACCATGGCGCTGATCAACTACCCCGGCAGCGTGGCGGCGGTGGCGACGATGTTCGCCGAGTACCTGTGCGCCGCGCTCGGGCTGCCGCCGCTGCTGTACGTGAAGCCGGTGGCGGTGGGCGCGATCGTGTTCATCGTGGGCGTGAACCTGTTCGGCATCCGAGCCGGCGCGTGGATGCAGAACGTGTTCACCGTGCTGAAGCTGGCCGCGATCGCCTTGCTGGTGGTCGCCGGGCTGGTGCTGGCGCACGGCCAGCTGGGGCCGGTGCTGGTGGTGGACGCGGCACCGCCCGTGTCGCCGTGGTCGTTCGTCGGCGCGCTGCTGCCGGTGCTGTTCACCTACGGCGGCTTCCACTACCTCAACGATCTTGCCGGCGAAGTGCGCAACCCGCAGCGCACGTTGCCGCGCGCGCTGGGCATGGGCATGGCCGGTGTGCTGATCTGCTACCTGCTGGCCAATTTCGCCTACCTGGCCGGGCTCGGCCACGCCGGGCTCGCCGCCAGCCAGGCGCCGGCGGCGGACCTGATGCGCCGCCTGTTCGGCGAGCACGGCGCCACCGTGATCGCGGTGGGCATCGCCTGTTCCACCTTCGGCTACTGCAGTATCGCGATCGCCGGCGGCGCACGCGTGCTGCAGACGATGGGCGCGGACGGCGTGTTCTTCCGCGCCGCCGGCCGCGTCGACCTGCGCACGCGCGCGCCGCAGATCGCGCTGGCCCTGCTCGGCGTCTGGGCGGTGGTGCTGACCCTGTCCGGCAGCTTCAACCAGCTGCTCAACTACACCACGGTGGGCGAGTGGCTGGGCCACGTGTTCGGCATCGGCACGCTGTTCTGGTACCGCAAGCATTTCATCGACCAGCCGGCGCCGTACCAGGTGCCGTTCTACCCGCTGCTGCCGCTGATCTTCGTGATCACCGTGTTCGGCGTGATCATGGCCAGCGCGATCCACGCGCCGGGCGACGCCGGCATGAGCCTGCTGATCATCGCGCTGGGCGTGCCGGTGTATTACGGCTGGCGCTGGCTGGAAGGGCGCAGGACGGCCTGA
- a CDS encoding YbhN family protein has translation MSTSSPHAPAGSPARWLRLLSWIGSLAAFGLALWLLHRYVTHLAWRDVATAWSQLPGWRIAGSAGAALLSLTMLAMFDVLAARTVARERIPAKLAAFAGAVTQGISNTLGFHAITGTALRYRIYATAGLGASDIARIVALAGFGVGLGFTVVITGALCWQPAITQGWGRWPGMALLLLLVALVVWLARPRTLALGRWTLALPSARIAATQMLVGGVEMLAALGALYTLLPAASAPPFVDFLPIYVGAVLAGIVSHSPGGLGVFETIMLASFPPAARADLLAAILCYRLTYTALPFVLASAALAVFEWRGRRRR, from the coding sequence TTGAGCACGTCGAGCCCGCACGCTCCCGCCGGGTCGCCCGCGCGCTGGCTGCGCCTGCTGTCGTGGATCGGATCGCTGGCGGCGTTCGGGCTGGCGCTGTGGCTGTTGCATCGCTACGTCACCCATCTCGCCTGGCGCGACGTGGCCACGGCTTGGTCGCAGTTGCCGGGTTGGCGTATCGCGGGTTCGGCCGGCGCGGCGCTGCTCAGCCTGACGATGCTGGCGATGTTCGACGTGCTGGCGGCACGCACCGTGGCGCGCGAGCGCATTCCGGCGAAGCTGGCCGCGTTCGCCGGCGCGGTCACCCAGGGCATCTCGAACACGCTGGGCTTCCATGCGATCACCGGCACCGCGCTGCGCTATCGCATCTACGCCACGGCCGGACTCGGTGCCAGCGACATCGCGCGCATCGTGGCGCTGGCCGGGTTCGGTGTGGGGCTGGGTTTCACCGTGGTGATCACCGGCGCGCTGTGCTGGCAGCCGGCGATCACCCAGGGCTGGGGCCGCTGGCCCGGCATGGCGCTGTTGCTGCTGCTGGTCGCCCTGGTGGTCTGGCTCGCCCGTCCGCGCACGCTCGCGCTGGGGCGCTGGACCCTGGCGCTGCCGAGCGCGCGCATCGCCGCCACGCAGATGCTGGTCGGCGGGGTGGAGATGCTGGCCGCGCTCGGCGCGCTGTACACGCTGCTGCCGGCGGCGTCCGCGCCGCCGTTCGTGGATTTCCTGCCGATCTACGTGGGCGCCGTGCTGGCTGGCATCGTCAGCCATTCGCCGGGCGGGCTGGGCGTGTTCGAGACGATCATGCTGGCGTCGTTTCCGCCTGCGGCGCGCGCCGACCTGCTCGCCGCGATCCTGTGCTACCGGCTGACCTACACCGCGCTGCCGTTCGTGCTGGCCAGCGCCGCGCTGGCGGTGTTCGAGTGGCGCGGGCGCCGACGTCGCTGA
- the dinB gene encoding DNA polymerase IV: MSSAPRKILHVDMDAFYASVEQRDDPSLRGKPVAVAWRGARSVVCAASYEARVFGVRSAMPAIRAERLCPQLIFVPPDFARYKAVSRQVREIFARHTDLIEPLSLDEAYLDVTETKTGLPSATATAEAIRAAIREETQLTASAGVAPNKFLAKIASDFRKPDGLYVVRPHQVEAFLTPLPVGRLPGVGKVMEAKLAALGIATVGELRAFAQAELEQRFGRWGRRLHELAHGIDEHPVQPERLTLQVSAEDTFEHDLRLDELEPHIRRLAEKAWAGHQREHGRVARTVVLKLKTADFHTLTRSLTPPQRPLSANELAEIACALRERVERPADSRYRLVGVGLAGFVDQDSYQAQTDLFD, translated from the coding sequence TTGTCCTCCGCTCCACGCAAGATTCTCCACGTCGACATGGACGCGTTCTACGCGTCGGTGGAGCAGCGCGACGACCCCTCGCTGCGCGGCAAGCCGGTGGCGGTGGCCTGGCGCGGCGCGCGTTCGGTGGTGTGCGCGGCCAGCTACGAGGCGCGCGTGTTCGGCGTGCGTTCGGCGATGCCGGCGATCCGCGCCGAGCGGCTGTGCCCGCAGCTGATCTTCGTGCCGCCGGACTTCGCGCGCTACAAGGCGGTGTCGCGGCAGGTGCGCGAAATCTTCGCGCGGCATACCGATCTGATCGAGCCGCTGTCGCTGGACGAGGCCTACCTCGACGTCACCGAAACAAAAACCGGCCTGCCCTCGGCCACCGCCACCGCCGAGGCGATCCGTGCGGCGATCCGCGAGGAGACGCAGCTCACCGCGTCGGCCGGCGTGGCGCCGAACAAGTTCCTCGCCAAGATCGCCTCGGATTTCCGCAAGCCCGACGGCCTGTACGTGGTGCGCCCGCACCAGGTCGAGGCGTTCCTCACCCCGTTGCCGGTCGGCCGCCTGCCCGGCGTGGGCAAGGTGATGGAGGCGAAGCTGGCCGCGCTCGGCATCGCCACCGTGGGCGAGCTGCGCGCGTTCGCGCAGGCGGAACTGGAGCAGCGCTTCGGCCGCTGGGGCCGGCGCCTGCACGAACTGGCGCACGGCATCGACGAACATCCGGTGCAGCCGGAGCGCCTCACCCTGCAGGTTTCCGCCGAGGACACGTTCGAGCACGACCTGCGGCTCGACGAACTCGAGCCGCACATCCGCCGGCTCGCCGAAAAGGCCTGGGCCGGCCACCAGCGCGAGCACGGGCGCGTGGCACGCACCGTCGTGCTGAAACTGAAGACCGCGGACTTCCACACGCTGACGCGCAGCCTCACCCCGCCGCAACGGCCGCTGTCGGCGAACGAACTGGCCGAGATCGCCTGCGCCCTGCGCGAACGGGTCGAGCGCCCCGCCGACAGCCGCTACCGCCTGGTCGGCGTGGGCCTGGCCGGCTTCGTCGACCAGGACAGCTACCAGGCGCAGACGGACCTGTTCGACTGA
- a CDS encoding trimeric intracellular cation channel family protein encodes MNEQLLFNLVDLAGTFAFAISGATAARRCNLDLFGILAIAFITACGGGIARDLCIGAIPPAGLSDWRYLLTAVVAALLTIGAYPWVERLTYPVRLFDAMGLGLFAVYGAHKALAFGHNAEVAILLGMVTAIGGGMARDVLLARVSVVLQKEIYALAAFVGAVLTVIGERLHWPAAWATWLPILACFGLRFLSLRYHWNLPRFGRDRQA; translated from the coding sequence ATGAATGAGCAACTGCTGTTCAACCTGGTGGATCTGGCCGGCACGTTCGCTTTCGCGATCAGCGGCGCGACCGCGGCGCGGCGCTGCAACCTCGACCTGTTCGGCATCCTGGCGATCGCCTTCATCACTGCCTGCGGCGGCGGCATTGCGCGCGACCTGTGCATCGGCGCGATCCCGCCGGCGGGTCTGTCCGACTGGCGCTACCTGCTCACCGCGGTCGTCGCCGCGCTGCTCACCATCGGGGCCTATCCGTGGGTGGAGCGGCTGACTTATCCGGTGCGCCTGTTCGACGCGATGGGGCTGGGTCTGTTCGCGGTGTACGGCGCGCACAAGGCGCTGGCGTTCGGCCACAACGCGGAGGTGGCGATCCTGCTGGGCATGGTCACCGCGATCGGCGGCGGCATGGCGCGCGACGTGCTGCTGGCGCGCGTGTCGGTCGTGCTGCAGAAGGAGATCTATGCGCTGGCCGCGTTCGTCGGCGCCGTGCTGACGGTGATCGGCGAGCGCCTGCATTGGCCGGCCGCATGGGCAACCTGGCTGCCGATCCTGGCCTGCTTCGGGCTGCGCTTCCTGTCGCTGCGCTACCACTGGAACCTGCCGCGCTTCGGCCGCGACCGCCAGGCGTGA
- a CDS encoding DUF6249 domain-containing protein, whose protein sequence is MNFEILIPISLFVCIAYAIKVVVDARVRRQMVNAGGSEELVNSVLRDEELRRRHSSLRWGIVLVSLALGFGLIQWFGWQDVTPGLVAVLAGATGLGNLAFFAISRKLG, encoded by the coding sequence ATGAATTTCGAAATCCTGATCCCGATCAGCCTGTTCGTCTGCATCGCCTACGCCATCAAGGTCGTGGTGGACGCGAGGGTGCGCCGCCAGATGGTCAACGCCGGCGGCTCGGAGGAACTGGTCAACTCCGTGCTGCGCGACGAGGAACTGCGCCGCCGCCATTCCTCGCTGCGCTGGGGCATCGTGCTGGTCTCGCTGGCGCTCGGCTTCGGCCTGATCCAGTGGTTCGGCTGGCAGGACGTCACGCCCGGTCTGGTCGCCGTGCTGGCCGGCGCCACCGGCCTGGGCAACCTGGCGTTCTTCGCGATCTCGCGCAAGCTGGGCTGA